A portion of the Oryzias melastigma strain HK-1 linkage group LG1, ASM292280v2, whole genome shotgun sequence genome contains these proteins:
- the LOC112137292 gene encoding keratin, type I cytoskeletal 42, translating into MSTTLQSSVFRASSSHGWMLAPSVHGKAGISQSTSAGMWWSGGHEDALTHCSEKLTMQNLNQRLSRYLEKVRSLEEKNGKLELKIREFCLKKKAVPHDFRKYLETISDLRAQISRRWSKNQSVAILMDNLSLAADDFRMKYEVELGLRNAVDADILRLRNVRDSLTLRVSDLEMTVETLREELMSLKKNHSEEMHQLQVGPTGEVNVEVDAADSVDLTEVLEEVRVSYEAVLRKNKLELETWYQSKMESLQKEIVSCTTEVKTFQTELTELRRTHQNLEIKRQSVCAEVQLLRENLEEVNLLCGVRLSQRQETVHTLEMELQELRVSLQQSQGRYSVLLELRTKLEAEIAEYRRLLGGEHQEKKRDVIICVVTEEVEEPKQHVEKRVRTIVEEIIDGQVVSSSEKTQVQTIQ; encoded by the exons ATGTCTACGACCCTGCAGAGCAGTGTGTTCCGTGCCAGCTCCTCACACGGGTGGATGCTTGCTCCCAGCGTGCACGGTAAAGCGGGAATCTCCCAGTCCACCAGCGCTGGCATGTGGTGGTCTGGAGGACATGAGGACGCGCTCACGCACTGCAGCGAGAAGCTCACCATGCAGAACCTCAACCAGCGCCTGTCCCGCTACCTGGAGAAG GTGCGCTCTCTGGAGGAGAAAAACGGGAAGCTGGAACTGAAAATCCGGGAGTTCTGCCTGAAGAAAAAGGCTGTTCCTCACGACTTCCGCAAATATCTTGAGACGATCAGCGACCTGCGCGCGCAG ATCTCAAGGAGATGGTCAAAAAATCAAAGCGTCGCCATCCTGATGGACAATCTCAGCCTGGCAGCAGATGACTTCAGAATGAA ATATGAAGTGGAGCTCGGCCTGAGGAATGCTGTGGATGCTGACATCCTCCGCCTCAGGAATGTCAGGGACAGCCTGACCCTCAGAGTCTCCGACCTGGAGATGACCGTAGAAACCCTTCGGGAGGAGTTAATGTCTTTGAAAAAGAACCACTCAGAG GAGATGCATCAGCTGCAGGTTGGGCCAACCGGTGAAGTGAACGTGGAAGTGGATGCTGCAGATTCAGTAGATCTGACCGAGGTCCTGGAGGAGGTCAGGGTGAGTTACGAAGCCGTGCTGAGGAAGAACAAGCTGGAGCTGGAGACGTGGTACCAGAGCAAG ATGGAAAGTCTCCAGAAGGAAATCGTCTCATGCACGACGGAGGTGAAGACCTTTCAGACTGAACTGACAGAACTGAGGAGGACTCACCAGAATCTGGAGATCAAGCGGCAGTCCGTCTGTGCTGAG GTTCAGCTCCTGCGTGAGAACCTGGAGGAGGTGAATTTGTTGTGCGGCGTCCGGCTGAGTCAGCGGCAGGAGACCGTCCACACGCTGGAgatggagctgcaggagctgaggGTCTCGCTCCAGCAGAGTCAGGGGAGGTACAGCGTGCTGCTGGAGCTCAGGACAAAGCTGGAGGCGGAGATCGCCGAGTACCGGAGGCTGCTGGGGGGAGAGCACCAGGAGAAAAAGAG AGATGTGATCATCTGCGTGGTGACAGAGGAGGTGGAAG AGCCAAAGCAACACGTTGAGAAGAGGGTGAGGACCATCGTGGAGGAGATCATCGATGGGCAGGTGGTGTCCTCCTCTGAGAAAACCCAGGTGCAGACCATTCAGTGA
- the LOC112137291 gene encoding keratin, type I cytoskeletal 13 yields MSSYSIRQMSSAVRSSNSGGFGSGLSQRYASSVYGGSGGRGTRVSASSASYGAGGGLGSAFSFGSGGGTGGGSDFQVGANEKATMQNLNDRLATYLDKVRTLEKANADLELKIRNFLDSKAGPSRRDYSKYYTIIADLQGKLLDAFRVGGSLHISIDNAKLATDDFRSKYESELAMRQSVEADISELRRVLDQLTLVRSDLELQIEGLRDELAFLKKNHEEAMMATRSQVSGQINVEVDAKPQPDLNVIIAEMREQYESVANKNKKELQDWFDKKSEGLKAEMKEKEEIISTSKTEVTDLSRSLQSLEIELQSQLSLKAAIEQSLREKETEYSNKLHNLQERVLMLEGELQMVRSDTEGQRQEYQILLDIKTRLEMEIAEYRRLLDGEATTTSTSSSSTSSSSKTTKYIVVTEEVKDGKVVTTSSSEVSS; encoded by the exons ATGAGTAGCTATTCAATCAGGCAGATGTCCTCAGCCGTACGCTCCTCTAATTCAGGAGGCTTTGGCTCAGGCCTGAGTCAGAGGTATGCTTCCAGCGTCTACGGTGGCTCAGGTGGCAGAGGAACCAGAGTCTCTGCTTCCTCTGCTTCCTATGGGGCtggaggtggtctcggttcggcCTTTTCTTTCGGCTCTGGTGGCGGTACAGGCGGGGGTTCAGACTTCCAAGTCGGAGCCAACGAGAAGGCCACCATGCAGAACCTGAACGACCGTCTGGCCACATACCTGGACAAGGTGCGCACCCTGGAGAAGGCCAACGCTGATCTTGAGCTCAAGATCCGAAACTTCCTGGATAGCAAGGCTGGCCCCAGCCGCCGCGACTACTCAAAGTACTACACCATCATCGCAGACCTGCAGGGAAAG CTCCTGGATGCGTTCCGCGTAGGAGGAAGCCTTCATATTTCTATAGACAACGCCAAGCTGGCCACAGATGACTTCAGAAGCAA GTATGAGTCCGAGCTCGCCATGCGCCAGTCAGTGGAGGCAGACATCAGTGAACTGCGGCGAGTGCTTGACCAGCTGACCCTTGTCCGGTCCGACTTGGAGCTCCAGATTGAAGGCCTCAGAGACGAGCTGGCCTTCCTCAAGAAGAACCACGAGGAG GCGATGATGGCAACGAGGTCTCAAGTCTCTGGCCAGATCAACGTAGAGGTGGACGCTAAGCCACAGCCGGACTTGAATGTCATCATTGCTGAGATGCGTGAGCAGTATGAGTCTGTGGCtaataaaaacaagaaggaACTTCAAGACTGGTTTGACAAAAAG TCAGAGGGGCTGAAGGCAGAGAtgaaagagaaagaagaaatTATTTCAACATCAAAGACCGAAGTCACTGACCTGAGTCGATCACTTCAAAGCCTGGAAATAGAGCTGCAGTCTCAACTCAGTTTG AAAGCTGCAATTGAGCAGTCATTGCGTGAGAAGGAAACTGAATACTCCAATAAACTCCATAACCTCCAGGAGAGGGTATTAATGCTAGAGGGGGAATTACAAATGGTGCGCTCCGACACGGAAGGCCAACGCCAAGAATACCAGATCTTATTAGACATCAAGACCAGGCTGGAGATGGAGATCGCAGAATACAGGAGGCTGCTGGACGGAGAGGCCAC AACCACCtctacctcctcctcctccacctcctcctcgtCCAAAACCACAAAATACATAGTGGTCACCGAGGAGGTCAAGGATGGAAAGGTTgtcaccacctcctcctctgagGTTTCCTCTTAA